Proteins encoded within one genomic window of Aquarana catesbeiana isolate 2022-GZ linkage group LG03, ASM4218655v1, whole genome shotgun sequence:
- the LOC141134901 gene encoding E3 ubiquitin-protein ligase TRIM39-like yields MGSAKLRAELECSVCLNIYTDPVNLRCGHNFCRVCIDRALDTQEGSGGYSCPECREKFPDRPALQRNITLRNIVENFLSAQPDQEESGVFCTHCVDYPVPAVRSCLHCEVSLCDKHLRVHKKSPEHVLCDPTLSMESRKCSVHKKILEYYCTEDETCICVSCTLAGEHRGHQVEMLDEASEKKKETLRNVLQNLLIKREETEERVQSLQEHRRKVEEEAAGDTERVTVLFRDLRRRLEDLEKRILREISGRAERISISIRDLEIKKEELSRKLRHIEELCNMTDPLTVLQESDTGDLCDTEDGDNEDRERHEELLHDGGGLDVAGISHTLHTLSDIITEVNVSFYIQGAADILLDVNTAHNDLHISDDRKTVSMSDRNQNHPETPERFQDYSQVLSSQSFSSGRHYWEVDVGGSDRWMVGMCYPSIDRRGGESLIGWNNKSWGLYRRGDQYGVGRDSKWIFLPPNIPSNRVRIDLDYEVRRISFYDLCDPIRHLHTFTTTFTEPLHAVICVWRGCIKICSGNQEM; encoded by the coding sequence ATGGGGTCTGCTAAActgagagctgagctggaatgttccgtctgtctgaacatttatacggatcctgtaaacctgagatgtggacacaacttctgccgggtctgtattgatcgtgcgctggatacacaggaggggtctggaggatattcctgtcctgaatgcagagagaagtttccggatcggcctgcactgcagaggaacataacactacgtaacatagtggagaatttcctgtctgctcagccagatcaggaggagtccggggtcttctgtactcactgtgtggactatcctgtacctgctgttagatcctgtctgcactgtgaggtttctctgtgtgataaacacctgagagtccacaaaaagtccccagaacacgtcttatgtgaccccaccttgtccatggagagcagaaaatgttccgtccataagaagatcctggagtattactgcactgaggatgagacctgtatctgtgtgtcctgtactctggctggagaacatcgaggacaccaggtggagatgctggatgaggcttctgagaagaagaaggagacactgaggaatgttctgcagaaccttctgataaagagagaggagacggaggaaagagtccagagtctgcaggaacacaggaggaaagtagaagaagaagcagctggtgacaccgagagagtcactgtcttgtttagagatctcaggagacgtctggaagacctggagaagagaatcctgagggaaatctccgggagggcagagcggatctccatctccatccgggatctggaaataaagaaggaggagctgtccaggaagttgcgtcacattgaggagctgtgtaacatgacggatccactgactgtcttacaggaatcagacacaggtgacttgtgtgatactgaggatggagataatgaggacagagagagacatgaggaactcctccatgatggagggggtctggatgtggctgggatatcacacacattacacacattatctgatataataacagaggtaaatgtatccttttatatacagggagctgcagacatattactggatgtaaacacagctcataatgatctccatatatcagatgacaggaaaactgtatccatgTCAGATAGAAACCAGAATcatccagaaacaccagagagatttcaggattattctcaggtgttgagcagtcagagtttctcctcagggagacattactgggaagtggatgtcgggggatcagataGATGGAtggtcgggatgtgttaccccagtatagacaggagaggagggGAGTCACTGATTGGATGGAATAACAAGTCCTGGGGTTTGTACAGGAGAGGTGATCAGTATGGGGTGGGACGTGACAGTAAATGGATCTTCTTACCCCCCAATATccccagtaacagagtcaggatagatctggattatgaggtcagacggatctccttttatgatctgtgtgacccgatccgacatctccacaccttcaccaccaccttcactgagcccctccatgctgtgaTATGTGTATGGAGAGGATGTATAAAGATATGTAGTGGGAATCAGGAGATGTGA